The following coding sequences lie in one Spinacia oleracea cultivar Varoflay chromosome 1, BTI_SOV_V1, whole genome shotgun sequence genomic window:
- the LOC110774928 gene encoding chaperone protein dnaJ 20, chloroplastic, with translation MQVYLDNLISNSTFPFLSHPTSSIQSSSSYLPSNRISFQTPPPFSSFKARATLNNGGITKPISEMTFYELLGIPETVDLSDIKHAYKQLARKYHPDVSPPDLVREYTDRFIRVQEAYETLSDARMRAIYDRDMARGLHLAFSARKKMNQFDDEEMEDKSEWKGRWQSQVSELKKRSMYKDAKKNTWGARMRRQRSESYP, from the exons ATGCAAGTTTACTTGGATAATTTGATTTCAAACTCAACCTTTCCATTCCTATCACATCCCACTTCTTCAATTCAATCTTCCTCCTCCTACCTCCCTTCAAATCGCATTTCCTTCCAAACCCCGCCACCATTTTCATCCTTCAAAGCTCGAGCAACCCTCAACAATGGCGGAATCACAAAGCCCATCTCAGAGATGACCTTTTACGAGCTTCTCGGTATCCCAGAAACGGTCGATTTGTCTGATATTAAGCACGCGTACAAGCAACTCGCGCGCAAGTATCACCCTGATGTGTCGCCCCCGGATTTAGTGCGGGAGTATACTGACCGCTTTATTCGTGTTCAAGAGGCGTATGAGACGTTGTCTGATGCTCGAATGAGGGCTATCTATGATCGGGATATGGCGCGCGGACTTCATCTTGCGTTTTCTGCTCGGAAGAAGATGAACCAGTTTGATGATGAG GAAATGGAAGACAAAAGTGAGTGGAAAGGTCGTTGGCAAAGCCAAGTATCAGAACTAAAGAAGAGAAGCATGTACAAAGATGCTAAGAAAAACACATGGGGAGCTAGAATGCGCCGTCAAAGGAGTGAATCATATCCTTAA